Proteins co-encoded in one Pocillopora verrucosa isolate sample1 chromosome 1, ASM3666991v2, whole genome shotgun sequence genomic window:
- the LOC131786341 gene encoding uncharacterized protein, with translation MQVCLMSMSSSMAQQSTRKKIPARDSKTQQEIDRQHTLLAADLDKRALKGNAKVEDWRHYKEFTGLSKKEKRERFQIQQQRKEILDDLKKVRRGYTGHYDESKSPIENIQSALKQQCLTPLRSSRLDVPRAYPVRKTKSMEHMPVVKPGCVSQRGSEIQQRPENVDLVGKPTHSNK, from the coding sequence ATGCAAGTTTGTTTGATGTCGATGTCTAGTAGCATGGCTCAGCAGAGCACACGTAAAAAGATCCCAGCCCGGGATAGCAAAACACAACAAGAAATTGACCGGCAGCACACGCTGTTAGCCGCAGATTTGGACAAGAGAGCTTTGAAAGGAAACGCAAAAGTGGAGGATTGGCGTCATTACAAAGAGTTCACGGGGTTGTCGAAGAAAGAGAAACGAGAACGATTCCAAATTCAGCAACAGCGCAAGGAAATTTTGGACGACTTGAAGAAAGTTCGACGAGGTTATACGGGACATTATGACGAATCGAAGTCCCCAATAGAAAATATTCAGAGTGCTTTAAAACAGCAGTGTTTAACACCGTTAAGAAGTTCAAGATTAGATGTTCCTCGTGCTTACCCAGTAAGAAAGACCAAATCGATGGAGCATATGCCCGTTGTAAAACCTGGATGTGTGTCGCAAAGGGGAAGTGAAATTCAGCAAAGACCCGAAAATGTAGATTTGGTAGGGAAACCCACTCACAGTAACAAGTGA